The sequence ccaaaaaatcttggacttgtcaccgaatttccttagtctctttcgggttagtcctatatgcagcatggtttagcaaagttgctcccagaatcaaatcaatatgatgttcaatccctcgaataggtggtaatccgaGAGTACCtcagctagaaatacatccacaaactcccgcaaaaggttagcaacagcaggagacaaagagctagatatattctcaagtgaaactaaagcatatttacatatcaaagcatagcatagcagcttattatcacaaatttcagcaagatcagatttagtagcaagcataatacaccctttcagtctaattccattggatttagaagttgttgttttcCCCTTTTTGGGTGGACAAATCTTTTTCTACTACTTACtaattttcatattcattctcaagttttttctcttattttcagctatctcttattcacatttcacaatttcaacaGGGGTTAAGGgtaaaaaagttattttctttcctttatgcataagagtgtacttattatttCTACCATAATGTGTTGTATCAGTGTCAAACtctcatggtcgtcctaacaaaagtgaacatgcttgcataggtactcaatcaaaatcaacacaatcatggtatgaaccaatagaaaaatgcaccctacttgtttgcattaccttcaccttaccgctattgttgaaccactgaatgtggaatggatgaggatgtgttcttgtcagCAAGGTaagtttcttgatcatatctgaacttatcaagttgttgcagctttctccatcaataatgactcgaacacgataatccttcaCTATGaagaacatctgaaacaaattgtgacattgtaactgttccgcttgctccatttgagtgcttaacactcgctgcacaatgagggtccaaTAATCCttcgtggcagtggcatcgaacatttcctcatggtcgatctgtctcacgaccatcctcatcacctgcatggagctgcaagagcatattcatcctcaacattactagaacttacatatccaccgtcttctgttacaatataCGCTCGCTGACTTAGGTAAttcttcatgacgtggcccattctcttgcatcggtggcatacaatcccggtcgatcggcccatagaagcaaccgaagaagagctcttggctggatcctgcacacttacggatttgatTACCTCGAGAGGGTGCGACGGTATCAAAGGTACTACTGAATGGCCCTACTCTAGTAGGGGGCAGtagaccgtgtagctgaacgtgaGGCTAATTTGACTTGTCCTAGTGTTGATTTTACAGTGATCGTgtttccaaaattgctccttagcCTATGTTGTCATCcctacaattctttttctgccaaacacgcaagttgaaACAATCTAAGAACACTATCGtcttctttgtaatcaactatgtcctgaatttcacaccttaaccctccataaaagcgccgtcattgcagcctcttcatccttaataatatcacaatgaaacatactaatttgtagctcttgataatattcttctacagatctatcaccttagtttaagtgctgcaatttcttatgcaaattacgtttaaaagagggtgaaacaaatctgttacgcataacaacctttaaagcattccaaggAGTAAGAGCTAATCTGttgatgcataccctattccatcagatgaaaatttttaaattcactagtagcttgcctaactctatgcacttcaggaattaaatgagcattaaacttctattctaccgtcatctcccaatctaaatacctaggtaatgaaaaacgacgaaacaaaggggataactgagattacctaacgggcaactgaggctatgataccacttgatgcacgtttgcccgatcttccgaaaggtaatacgACAAGTCGATTGGTGggctttgacgttgatgatccaaaggctccaaacagaacagatcgagaactctcACAACCACTGCACCAttacttcgtggttatcaactgtgctaagacgcggttgatctcgccaagaaggcttttcctgcaagagaatcgagaaaacaaacaagaacaggtagatgcaatctgaatattgctaattaccaatgaagtactcgagttggagtttaacaaaccgataaacgacgaaaatatctaaaacagaataatctaagctaaacccaaaccTAAACTATTatagctactatgtatatataaggggacatgaggaggtcgacctagggttgtgcagctgtggaaagaAGTGTGCACAACCTTGATttcgactccgacacgattacaaaacccaacagggtccaaaatggtggcacatcaccttatttctttgactttgactaaactataaggaatatttggtcgatctTATATCTAGTGGAaatggctcgtcgtaagcttttcaACATATTCAAGATtgtctaaaacggacttcgtataaaaaaattatacctatttttactgacgtgttgtcctgtgactcgaccacgaccacaaccacaaccacgactagagctcaacctcAAGCTTGAGTAGACTCTGCCTTCAAGGAGTaacgtccgagtaaggttgtagtgcttcttccACGTTCTTAAGTAATAAAATAacacaaaaatttagtagtaatctatctaaaaaagcATGAATAACAAataacaagttcacctggtggtatAATTATTAtgtacgtgctcttgtaattgagtCTTGTATGATTTAAGAATAATTGGCGGTATTTCGAAGGAGCCATAGACTCATCATATTCTAAAACCTCACATTAACTAGCTATATAATGCTACAAAAGCCTTTTCTATTGATCTAACTATACACTTGTCTATTTAGTTAAATCCCGATAAATCGACTGTTTAGGACCATAAACAATGCATGCTTCCACATTAAAGAACTTAAAAAATTCGAAGGGCGATAGGTGGGTGGGCCTTGTGGCCCACTATGAGGCTGCTGCCACTTCTGTTGACGACAGAGtaagtatttataattttttaaaatgaatacatatatttgtagtttttagattttaaaaaatatgtaaaaataaaaaattcccgATGATCCCATCGGGTCAGGCTGGGGCCTAAACCCACCTCACCTCCCGGTGGCCGACCCCGACCAAATCACGATACCAGGTTCGTCCCTCGTGCCTAGCTGGTCCCGACCGCTAGCCAGATCTCTCTCCCGACTTTGCTCCTCGTCGCGCACTCGGGAAGCCGTCGAGGAGGAAGCAGCCGACGGCGAGGGAATGGAGCGGGAGGTGGCGGAGAGCTGCGTCGACGGCGTGGTCATGGAGATGGTGGCGGCCTACTGCGGCCGCTTCTACGCCGCCAAGCCGGACCTCGCCGCCCGCCGCATCGAGGCCATCGGCTTCCAGGTCGGCCACCAGCTCTCCGAGAGGTAAACAAAAAATaaagtctctccctctctctctctctctctctctctctctctctctctctctctctctcggtgcTGTGCATCTTCCTGATTCGTCACACGGGCTCCCAGATCCAAGCCTCAACACACGATCCGTCTCCGTCATGTGGTTCTTGTTGGTACTTGTGTATGTTGAAATGTTTCTCTTAGTTGACGTTAAGTGAGCGCTAGTTGTTAGATTTTGTAGCAAGTTCCAACCTTAACCTCATGGTCCAGCAGTTCTTATTTTTGGAACCATACCTGAATGAAATTTCCGCCTGACTGTCCAAATGGCGATCGTGCTTTTATCTGTATCAGAGCTAGAAGTACTGAACTGAAGTAACGATCCTCATCCAAGTAGGACGCTTGCTGTGGCATTAAGGTGTTTGCAAAAAGTTGCAATCTTTTGGGTAAACAGGAGCAGGTGTTGTTCCGCAAAGCATGAAATGCATATTAAATTCTAGTGAAACCTTGATCTTTAGCCTTCTTTAGATTGAGTCAATTCAGCACGTCTTCCAGTGACGTGCAGGACAATTATCTTCTCAAACAGTTAAGTTACTgaaccaattaccaaaattattaTCTAGCTTGACAAAGCTAAAAATGTCTATTCCATGGATGCTGATGCCACTGATGTACTTTGTGGCATCCGGCCCAATTTGTATTGAGCCCATGAGTGTATGAGTACACATGTTTAGTACCACCTTACTAGTTGAGGAAGGGTGGAACCAACTTTTAAGGCCACTAAGTTCATGTCACCAACCCCGGGTTAACCCTTTTACACGAAGCGAGGATGAAAACGTAAGTGGGTTGGTGGAGTGTGTGGTTTGGTTGGTGTGCTGGTAGGCCTAAGCCAGTTTAGACTCTAGGTTGTTACAGATGGTATCAGAGTCGACCCTCATGGTTACACAGGCTCGTGCGGGCCAGGGGCACGGGAATAGGGCGCATGGCATGTGTGGGCCTTGAGTGGTCACACGGCATGGCATATGTGCCGGCACTGGACGCATGAACGTGTGCTAAGAGAGAACGTTCCTGGTCATTTTCCCAAGTGTGTGTATGTTGGTTTGACAAGGACATCGGGTTCTTTGTGACATCCAACCTAATTTGGATTGAGCCCATGAGTGGCCCATGAGTGTATGAGTACACATGTTAAGTACCACCTTACTAGTTGAGCAAGGGTGGAACCAACATATAAGACCACTAGAGTCCATGCCACCAATCCCAGGTTAACCCTTTTATGCGAAGCGAGGACGAAAGGATAAGCAGGTTGGTGGAGTGTGTGGTTTGTCCGGTGTGTGGGTAGGCCTAAGTCAATTTGGACTCTGGGCTGTTACATACTTAACGATTATCAATATATGCAATTTGACATGTTTGATCGTAGGGCTATATGACCTTAGCTCATCTTGAAAACTGAGCTTGCTCAAGTAAAAAGCTTAGTTAGAGGTCAAGCTAGAGAGTGGTTTGATACTTAACACGTATCAAACTCAAGTCAGTGTTACTATCAGGTGCTATATATCTGTGGATACAAAGATGTAAATTCTCGCATGAAACTTCATAAGGTAATTAGAAAAAGAAATCCTAGATTTTGTGTCTATCTATTGGAATTAGACTGCATTACGTATTAGAATTTGAGCTACATCAGGCGAGCCAACATATAGTCAATCTCGGCCTGTTTTTCATCTGAGCTCCAAAAGATGCTCAAACTTGTCCCATTTCTTTTGGAGCTGATCTTGAACCAAGCCAAATTGAGTAGCTTACATGCCTCATGCTTTTGCTTGCAGCCCTACTCAATAGCATGCATGATCAATAGATTGGCAAGTGTACACCATTAATCTCAATGCTCTATCCGTTATTGTCACCACTGTTAAACAGGTCATGCATGCCTATACACATGGAGTATTTATTATTTAACCTGCAGCTCATCACCGGATACCTGCCAATTGAGGGGTAAGGTAATTTAGCATTTTGGATTGCAGCTTATCCCTTGAAGCAAGTTGATAAAGTTGATAAGACCTAGCTTTAGGGAATTAGTGAGCATACTGGATTTAAGTACTCCCCTGTATGCTTCTAGAAATTGATGCATATTTGCTAAACTTGTGGTCGGTATGTTTAACTATAAAGCTTTTGGCATGCGATTATAATTGGTGAACGAAATTTGAATGATACTTGAAATTTTATGGAATGCAGCAGAGGCTGACCATTACAGTTTACGAGAACAATCCTTATATCATAGACATTCTCTTAACAGCCCTTCTGAAAATTTCAATGACTGATAATATCACATGTTTCTTCTGAAATAATTGATGGCTGTAGTCATGGTTTTTAAGGTGGTAAGGCAACGCACGGTGACCCATCCCATTCCAGCCGCCTAGGCAATTATGAGGCGAGGTGAGGCGATGCCATCCCCAACCCAGAAATAGAGAAACAGCAGCCAAGAGGAggaataaaaaggaaaaggaaaaagggggaGAAGGGAGGGGTCTGGCTTAGCCCACCAACCAGCCCATACCCCTTTCCTACTTCCCTCCCTCtgtctctcctccctccctccctccttttctctctctctctctctctctctctcatcgcaGCGCCGCTGGTCACTACTCTTTTCTCTCTCGCAGCGCACAGCAGCGCCGCCACTCACTACCATTCTCTCTCCGCCAGCCAGCCACTCCATCTTCCAGGCGCTCCCATCCTTCATTGCCCTACCCCGTTCCAGATCGACCGCTGCTGCTGCCCCCTTCCAGATCGACCACCGCCACTGACAAGAGGAAGAGCTGCGCGGGCCTCCGGCGCTAGAGCCGGCGGGGACAAGGGAGGCGGCAGCTGCTTGGTCTTGGTGGCTGGTTCCCCTcccgctctctcttttttctcttcctcaTTCTTCACTTCTTTTGGTATGGTGTGGGTGACGCCTTGCCATCCCGAAGCGCCTTGTAGCCTAGGCAACACCTTAAAAACCATGTCCGTGGTAAATAGTTTTGTGCAAAGTGCATATGTATTCCTTAATGGAATATATAATACATTAGATTGATGAACTGTATTTCTTATGTCCTTATACCATTCAATGGAGATTTTGAAGTGAAGTACATACATTGAGCTTTGCCTTCATCATATGTATTTTTAGCACTTGCAGCAGTTTGATGCAGTAAAGCCTTTTTTTGCTCCTAACTATAATATCTTATCTGCTTTTGAGATGTTTGTGAATTTTTTCCAACTACCAaaactttatttttatttttgaatttcagTAACTTATTTCTCTGATTTTTCTATGCTCTTTACTATAGTAATCTCTCtggttttcatattttttgttttttcataaatattttaTGTTCCTTTTTTTGTACTTGATTTTCATCTTATTTTCGTAGATGATCATGTAACTTTGCAAACATGTTTTCTGTTGTACTTTCTTACTTTTCTAGATCACAAGGTTTCCACCTGTATCATCTCAAGCATAATACTTTATGCTCTGCAAATGTGTTTCCAGTTTTGTCATCTGTCATTAGTTCTTAGTTGCTGAATCCTTCCAAGGCATGTTCTGCTGCAAACTTAACAAAAGTTTCTGTTCGTGTTCAGATATACCATGGAGCGCCCTCGATTTAATGATCATCTTGAAGCAATCAAATTTATCTGCAAAGACTTTTGGTCAGAGCTGTTCAAGAAGCAGATTGACAATCTGAAAACAAATCATAGGGTAATGAACAGAATACCTCATACCTGATTTTTCCTTTGTGTTATAACACTGACATTTTTTGGCTACTGTATATGCAGGGTACCTTTGTCCTTCAAGATAACCATTTCCGGTGGCTTACTCGTGTTTCTCTAGATCCATCTGCAGAGAGCACGGATGCAACTGACAATGACTCTGCACCATTGGGTGATACTGCAGCCCAAACAACAAGCATGCTTTTGTATTTCCCTTGCGGGTTGATAAGAGGTGCCTTGACCAACTTAGGAATTTCGTGTTCTGTCTCTGCAGACATGTCAAACCTTCCAGCATGTAAGTTGAGCCATGCTTTTTCTTGACTTCTTAACATGTGATTAATGTTGCATGAATGATCTGTTAGATGGTATCTTTAACATGCACTGCACGTCTTACATGAACCAATGGAGTCATAGAAGTACTCAACTATGGTGCTTATTGCACAGAACTTGTTAGGATGTAGAGTTTTATTTTAAGATACCATACATTCTTTACCAAGTAGCAACTCGAAATCTAGCAACATGAGACTATTGTTATATGCAGTGAAGCTCTTAATAGATTTACAGATTAAAACTAGATCAATTGTGGTTTATGCATTATCTTTTATACTCATATAATTAAATCTAGATCAATTGTGACCTATGATATACTTTTGTGACCTTCAGATGTCATTTTATACATATATCTCACCACCATTGCACTAGAGTGCATCTCTGCTATTGATCTCCATGGACAAGTTTTATTTCCATTCAGTTTTAGTGGCAAAAATATAAATGGCTAAATTATCTTTACTGTGCTAAAAGGAGAATTTCACCTTTTATATTGAAACCTCAAAGTAGTGGCCTTTGGTCGAACACTTCGAACCTCCAGGGAATAAGTTGTTGTAATATAACTTATTTATTCCAAAAGGAAAGCTTATTGGGTCCTTGCTTTCTCGTTTAATCTATTTGTGATTTAGTCAGCAACTCAGCATATATTTCATGCACCTCGGAAGGCACAGCACATTTCTTCGTTCAGTAAGGCAGATTAAACATGCCAGTCCATTTCAAAATTTCAATGTCTCTTGCGTGAATTTTGTCTTATGTGAACTGACAATTATCAAAATTATCTGCTTGACAGGTTCGTTTGTGGTGCGCATAAGACCTGAACATTGAGAAATGATACAAGTGCAATATTAAGTGCCTGCTTGTGGTTGAAGTCTTGAAGAATCGTGTGGTTCAAGTCTTGAAGAATCGTTGCAGCAATGTAGTTCTTTTGATTTACCAAAGTGGAGCAATTTGACGGTCCTTTTGTATAGATCATAATTGGATGTAACCAAACATATGCCCTGTTTGAAACTTGCGAATGTTCGTGAATCCAACATGAATTGAACTGTTTACTATGAAGTTGTGAAATTTCTACATTTGAAACAGGCTATCCGTTAATTTCTTAACAGTATAGTATATGCTATTTAAAGAACACAGGAAGGGACTACCTTGGTCTCGCTGGGGCATTACTTGGTGCAGCCGTGCATGCAGCCACAGACGCCTTCGCAGGTCCTCCTGCTTGTCCAATGCTATTGCTCGAGATGCTGCTCCTCGACGTCATGGCGACACGGTGCGCAAGCAGTGTGCTGCTATGACGCTCATGTAGCTCCGTGCTGTCGTGGAGGCGTTGCTGGTCTCAGTCCTCTGTCATCGGGCAGTTGCGGGCGTAGGCACCGGTGTTCTCCAGGAGCAATGGCGTCACGGAGGATGGTGCCATGTCAGGGTACAGCTGCTGGCCTGGCCTGAGGCTTGTTTTTAACTAGGAATAAGTCTATATAACCTCTCACCTATTAAGAGTTGACTATTTAATTCTCTCACCTACGGTTTTAGAGGTGGTTTTGCCTAGTGAATAGTGACTGACACTCCTAAAAGATCTTCATCCTTTCTCTGATCTAATGGGAGACCTTACCAAGTTCTAAAATTTTTAGGATGATTTTTGTGGGATACTATAATTCATATGCTACAAAATTTAATTGGTTTCTCCCAAAAAGCCtgagtcaaattcaaattcaaattcttcaAATTTGCAATCATTTCTAGCTTGCTCTAATTTTTAAGGCTTCAAAATAGTTCTCTGAGTTGATGATCTAGTGGCAAGAAAACTCAAAATTCACTTGTCTActtttgtatgtgaattttatacctctaacaaCAAGGACAACTTTCTAagatggaaaaaaaatcttagctcataaaccaaaacaaaaattacaatcaaaaaggaaaaatttgtaacaaagcaagggagtcaatagaagaaaactagaagaagaCGAACACAAGCATCGGAGGAaatatgcacttcatttcttgcaaaggtcagCCCTCTTTTCGGCATATTACAatgattttttctcacaaaaagctctcacatattacgaaggctaagctctcccctcttctttcctctaaaacctagcACTCAAGGCTCAAATGTTTGGCTCAAGCCTCCCACAAAGTCCTAACCCTGTATTTATAGTCCTAGTgaggtagcttagcccttaagcGTCCTTGTTCCCAAAGTACCCTCTTTTTCAATggtctcctacctaccaccgaggtattttggtctatttttcgctTCATCTATCGAACGGCtatgacgccttcacgacttagcttcgtctcgatgcaagcttcgtgatgatgccacgtgccctctatccttccacggttttgatgccaaaccacgaaaccgcctCGCACATTTCTCAAATCGTGACTtgctgccacttgctttcacctcaagaaAGCATCTCGATGTC is a genomic window of Phragmites australis chromosome 17, lpPhrAust1.1, whole genome shotgun sequence containing:
- the LOC133897775 gene encoding uncharacterized protein LOC133897775 → MEREVAESCVDGVVMEMVAAYCGRFYAAKPDLAARRIEAIGFQVGHQLSERYTMERPRFNDHLEAIKFICKDFWSELFKKQIDNLKTNHRGTFVLQDNHFRWLTRVSLDPSAESTDATDNDSAPLGDTAAQTTSMLLYFPCGLIRGALTNLGISCSVSADMSNLPACSFVVRIRPEH